From Mytilus edulis chromosome 8, xbMytEdul2.2, whole genome shotgun sequence, one genomic window encodes:
- the LOC139484011 gene encoding serine/threonine-protein phosphatase 6 regulatory ankyrin repeat subunit B-like — translation MTIQHFFLFLLGCNINEAILQICIGYPINDPDHSDVIALFMKACEKGNISKVKYLIKEGYDIHITDDEGRTPLHWSCLRDNIDMINFLIDKTCDINTPDKLGRTPLMLACIRGHIPTITHLIEKGADINIADNEGKTPLCVGCRKNRIDIVNLLLEHVESACDINTNDNNGMTPLMQACADDYLTIVEILITKGAEMNTADNNGNTAFLLSCTNKFLDVAHLLIDKGYDINTIDHNKVKRLFMDACAADHLPLVKSLIDKVSDINSTIEEGQTPLHIACYEGNIDIVEILTVKNCELNKTDNTGKTALVVACSQGHFSVVQSLVKLGADINITDNEDKSPLHWSCKLENIDIIDVLIDKKCDINKTDKYGRTPLMLACMGGHISTVSHLFENGAHLSCKDKEGKTTLFHSCFRNNINTVKFLVNNACDIQTPDNNGMTPLMKACAEGSLSIVKCLIANGADVNVKDNKENTAFRFSCIHENLDIVNFLIDEGFDITTSDLENANRLFRSACAADHLPFVRSLIDKVSDINSTNEEGQTPLHIACYEGHIDIVEILTVKKCELNKTDNTGKTALVVACSQGHFSVVQLLVKVGADINITDNEDKSPLHWSCVLESIDLIDVLIDKKCDINKTDKYGRTPLMLACMEGHISTVSHLFENGAHVNCKDKDGKTTLFHSCFQNNINTVKFLVNNACDIQTPDNNGMTPIMKACAEGSLSIVECLIANGADVNVKDNKENTAFRFSCIHGNLDIVNFLIDEGCEITTSDLENANILFRSACAADHLPLVRSLIDKVSDINSTIEEGQTPLHIACYEGNIDIVEILTVNKCELNKTDNTGKTALVVACSQGHFFVVQLLVKVGADINITDNEDKSPLHWSCMRENINIIDVLIDKKCDIDKTDKYGYTPLMLACNQGHIYTVKRLIKSGAVINQTDTNGKTPLYVACYRNNIHIVNLLLKKGCDIDIPDNKGTTPLMAACVVGHLYIVKRLLRKKNTAITDKEGRTPLFLSCCGGHIAIVIFLILKGFDINQPNNKGQSPLMEVCGQGYFSTAKLLIKRGADIHIADNDGRTVFNWSCVGGSIEIVKLLINKGCEFNKDDNFCRTPLITACISRHFSIVKLLTKKRAYINNSDSEGKTPLYWSCCSNSIEIVNFLIDNKCEINKPDNNGKTPLMAACEEGHLSVVERLFEMDSDITNMDKEGRTPLYLSCCGGNIDIVNFLMGKGCDINKSNKNGKSPLMAACNQRHFSTAKCLIEKGADIHITDNDGRTPFYWSCVGGNIDIANLLIDKGGNFKKYDNYSTTPLMEACAAGHLSIVKLLIEKDVDIDFTNKAGKTALHFACVCGNIDIVNILLDNTNCNINTLDTQGNTALLGACIQGHISTVQCLIKKGADKNISNKDGKTPLYMACEKEDIDIVNLLIDNKCEINKSDNNGTTPLILACSKGNHSTAKRLIDNGATISLSDKDGKTPLFWSCAGEHNEIVNLLIEKECDILEDNNKGWNPFLESCRRGCYQICEQLISRNVNVGNGRDKDGNTPLMIACEKGHVEIVNLLIKYGVDVQSKNYTKLQNALEIALNNGHNEIVQILKCKTV, via the coding sequence ATGACGATACAgcatttctttctttttcttttaggtTGTAACATAAATGAAGCAATCTTACAGATTTGTATAGGATATCCAATCAATGATCCTGACCATAGTGATGTTATAGCACTTTTCATGAAAGCTTGTGAGAAAGGGAACATATCAAAGGTGAAATACCTTATTAAGGAGGGTTATGACATTCACATTACTGATGATGAGGGGCGAACCCCGTTGCACTGGTCTTGCTTACGCGATAACATTGACATGATAAACTTTCTAATAGATAAAACATGTGATATAAATACACCTGACAAACTTGGACGGACGCCTCTTATGTTAGCCTGTATACGTGGACACATCCCTACCATTACACATCTTATTGAAAAGGGAGCCGACATTAACATCGCGGATAACGAAGGAAAGACGCCACTGTGTGTGGGCTGTCGAAAAAATAGAATTGACATTGTAAACTTActgctagaacatgtagaatcaGCATGTGATATTAACACCAATGACAATAATGGAATGACACCTCTCATGCAAGCTTGTGCTGACGATTATCTGACCATAGTAGAAATTCTAATTACAAAAGGTGCTGAAATGAATACTGCCGATAATAATGGCAATACGGCATTCCTTTTGTCCTGTACTAATAAATTCCTTGATGTAGCACACTTATTGATTGATAAAGGATATGATATCAATACGATTGACCACAATAAGGTAAAAAGACTTTTTATGGACGCTTGTGCTGCAGATCATCTGCCATTAGTAAAAAGTCTTATTGATAAGGTATCCGACATTAACAGCACAATTGAGGAAGGACAAACGCCACTACATATTGCTTGTTACGAAGGCAACATTGATATAGTAGAAATACTGACAGTTAAAAATTGCGAACTAAATAAGACTGACAATACGGGAAAAACAGCACTAGTGGTTGCTTGTAGTCAAGGGCATTTCTCTGTTGTTCAGTCTCTTGTAAAGTTAGGGGCAGATATTAATATTACTGATAATGAAGATAAATCACCATTACATTGGTCTTGTAAGCTTGAAAACATTGATATAATAGACGTTCTGATAGATAAAAAATGTGATataaataaaacagacaaatatggACGCACACCGCTTATGCTAGCATGTATGGGAGGACATATCTCTACAGTATCACACCTTTTTGAAAACGGTGCACACTTAAGCTGCAAGGACAAAGAAGGGAAAACGACACTGTTTCATTCATGCTTCCGAAATAACATTAACACTGTAAAGTTTCTGGTAAACAACGCATGTGATATTCAAACCCCTGACAATAATGGGATGACGCCACTTATGAAAGCTTGTGCTGAAGGAAGTCTGTCCATAGTAAAATGTCTGATTGCAAATGGCGCTGACGTTAATGTTAAAGATAACAAAGAAAATACAGCATTCCGTTTTTCTTGTATACATGAAAACCTTGATATAGTAAACTTCCTGATAGATGAAGGATTTGACATCACTACAAGTGACCTTGAAAATGCAAACAGACTGTTTAGGAGTGCTTGTGCTGCAGATCATCTGCCATTTGTAAGAAGTCTAATTGATAAGGTCTCCGACATTAACAGCACAAATGAGGAAGGACAAACACCACTACATATTGCTTGTTACGAAGGCCACATTGATATAGTAGAAATACTGACAGTTAAAAAATGCGAACTAAATAAGACTGACAATACGGGAAAAACAGCACTAGTGGTTGCTTGTAGTCAAGGACATTTCTCTGTTGTTCAGTTACTTGTAAAGGTAGGGGCAGATATTAATATTACTGATAATGAAGATAAATCACCATTACATTGGTCTTGCGTGCTTGAAAGCATTGATTTAATAGACGTTCTGATAGATAAAAAATGTGATATAAATAAAACTGACAAATATGGACGCACACCGCTTATGCTGGCATGTATGGAAGGACATATTTCTACAGTATCACACCTTTTCGAAAACGGTGCACACGTAAACTGCAAGGACAAAGACGGGAAAACGACACTGTTTCATTCATGCTTCCAAAATAACATTAATACTGTAAAGTTTCTTGTAAACAACGCATGTGATATTCAAACCCCTGACAATAATGGGATGACGCCTATTATGAAAGCTTGTGCTGAAGGAAGTCTGTCTATAGTAGAATGTCTGATTGCAAATGGCGCTGACGTTAATGTTAAAGATAACAAAGAAAATACAGCATTCCGTTTTTCCTGTATACATGGAAACCTTGATATAGTAAACTTCCTGATAGATGAAGGATGTGAAATCACTACAAGTGACCTTGAAAATGCAAACATACTTTTTAGGAGTGCTTGTGCTGCAGATCATCTGCCATTAGTAAGAAGTCTAATTGATAAGGTCTCCGACATTAACAGCACAATTGAGGAAGGACAAACGCCACTACATATTGCTTGTTACGAAGGCAACATTGATATAGTAGAAATACTGACAGTTAACAAATGCGAACTAAATAAGACTGACAATACGGGAAAAACAGCACTAGTGGTTGCTTGTAGTCAAGGACATTTCTTTGTTGTTCAGTTACTCGTAAAGGTAGGGGCAGATATTAATATTACTGATAATGAAGATAAATCACCATTGCATTGGTCTTGCATGCGTGAAAACATTAATATAATAGACGTTCTGATAGATAAAAAATGTGATATAGATAAAACTGACAAATATGGGTATACACCTCTTATGTTGGCATGCAATCAAGGTCATATCTATACAGTTAAACGTCTTATCAAATCGGGTGCCGTCATAAACCAAACCGATACAAATGGGAAAACGCCATTGTATGTAGCATGTTATAGAAACAACATTCACATAGTAAACTTACTGTTAAAAAAAGGATGTGATATTGATATTCCTGACAATAAGGGGACAACACCTCTGATGGCGGCTTGTGTTGTAGGACATCTGTATATAGTAAAACGTCTCCTTCGTAAGAAAAACACTGCCATAACCGATAAGGAAGGACGAACGCCATTGTTCTTGTCATGTTGTGGTGGTCATATAGCCATAGTAATCTTCTTAATACTTAAAGGATTCGATATCAATCAACCTAACAATAAGGGACAGTCACCTCTAATGGAGGTTTGTGGTCAAGGCTATTTTTCTACTGCAAAACTTCTGATTAAGAGGGGTGCTGATATTCACATTGCCGATAATGATGGTCGAACGGTATTCAATTGGTCCTGTGTCGGTGGAAGCATCGAGATAGTCAAATTACTAATCAATAAAGGATGTGAATTTAATAAAGATGACAATTTTTGTAGAACACCGCTTATCACAGCATGTATTTCTAGACATTTCTCTATAGTTAAACTTCTTACAAAAAAAAGAGCCTATATCAATAACAGTGATAGTGAAGGTAAAACGCCGTTGTATTGGTCATGTTGCAGTAATAGCATTGAAATAGTAAACTTTCTCATAGATAACAAATGCGAGATTAATAAACCTGACAACAATGGGAAAACACCTCTAATGGCGGCTTGTGAGGAAGGACACCTTTCAGTGGTTGAACGTCTGTTTGAAATGGATAGTGACATCACCAACATGGATAAGGAAGGACGAACGCCATTATATTTGTCGTGTTGTGGTGGTAACATTGATATTGTGAACTTTCTAATGGGAAAAGGGTGCGATATAAATAAATCTAACAAGAATGGGAAGTCACCTCTAATGGCGGCTTGTAATCAAAGACATTTCTCTACTGCAAAATGTCTTATTGAGAAAGGTGCCGATATTCACATAACCGATAATGATGGTCGAACACCATTCTACTGGTCATGTGTTGGGGGTAATATTGACATAGCAAACTTACTGATAGACAAAGGAGGTAATTTCAAAAAATATGACAATTATAGTACAACACCCTTAATGGAGGCTTGTGCTGCAGGACACCTGTCAATAGTTAAACTTCTTATAGAAAAAGATGTTGACATTGACTTTACTAATAAAGCAGGAAAAACAGCATTGCATTTTGCTTGTGTCTGTGGTAACATTGATATAGTTAACATATTACTAGATAATACGAATTGCAACATAAATACATTGGACACTCAGGGAAACACAGCTCTTCTGGGTGCATGTATTCAAGGACATATCTCTACAGTTCAATGTCTTATTAAGAAGGGTGCTGATAAAAACATCTCCAATAAAGACGGGAAAACGCCATTGTATATGGCGTGTGAAAAGGAGGATATTGACATAGTTAACTTGCTGATAGATAATAAATGTGAAATCAACAAATCTGACAACAATGGGACTACTCCTCTAATATTAGCTTGTAGTAAGGGAAATCACTCTACAGCAAAACGTCTTATTGACAACGGTGCTACCATATCTCTAAGCGATAAAGATGGAAAAACACCATTATTTTGGTCATGTGCAGGTGAACACAATGAGATAGTAAATTTACTGATAGAGAAAGAATGTGATATACTTGAAGATAATAACAAAGGTTGGAATCCTTTTTTAGAAAGCTGTCGTAGGGGATGTTACCAAATTTGCGAACAATTAATTTCAAGAAACGTAAATGTTGGAAACGGAAGAGATAAAGATGGAAACACACCGTTAATGATAGCATGCGAGAAAGGACACGTTGAAATAGTCAATCTTCTTATCAAATATGGAGTTGATGTTCAAAGTAAAAATTATACCAAATTACAAAATGCTCTTGAAATAGCTTTAAACAACGGACATAATGAAATAGTGCAGATTCTCAAATGCAAAACCGTTTAA